The region GCTTTCATTCGATGGCGACAAAGGAGCACCCAACCCCACAGGGGCACTTTTTAGCCGTCTCCTTTGCCTTCGGCAAAAACGGAGCGTCGTGCGGAGCTACCGACTCAAAGCAGTTTGAGTCGGCTTTACACTCCTCCTGTTTGCGACTGCCAGAGTTATCGAGTGAAAGCTCCACCTGATATGAAGAAAATTCCTACCAATATATTAAAGATCCTGTTCGATCACTTTCTTGAATTCTCCGAAATAGACCTCTTTGAGCTTATCCAGAGGCATTACCACATCGTTGACCTTCAGTTCTTCACCGCCGACGGTACCGATGGGTTGGACTTTGAGCCCCAGGTCCATCGCCAGACGACCGAGCTCCTGAAGTTTGTCGGGAGCCACTTCGAGGATCGCCCGGCTCTGGGTCTCGTCGAAGATCCAGCGGCTGTCGGGGAAATCGATCTTCACATCGGCTCCCTTGCCGCTGCGGGCCGCCATCTTGGCCAGAGCGATCGCCAGGCCGCCGACGTTGACATCTTTGGCGGCGCTGAGGAGCTCTTCTTTATTGGCCTGGGCCACCAGCTGCCAGAGCCGCGCTTCAGCGGCGTAGTCGATATCAGCCAGGCTGCCGGCGATGGCTCCGCAGACCTCTTTCATATAGAGCGATCCGCCGAATTCCCCTTTGGTCTCGCCCACCAGCACCAGGGTATTGCCCTCCTGCTGGAAATGGCTCGGCAGGACCCGGTATTCGCTGTCGTTGACGCCAACCATCGCGATGGCGGGGGTGGGGAAGACACTCACACCGTTGGTCTCGTTGTAGAGAGAGACGTTGCCGCTGACGACGGGGGTCTCCATCTCGCTGCACGCCTCTTTGATCCCTTCGCACGCCTGGGCGAACTGCCACATCACTTCGGGGTTCTCGGGGTTGCCGAAGTTGAGGCAGTCGGTGATCGCCAGAGGCCTGGCGCCGCTCATCGCGACGTTGCGCCCACTCTCCAAGACCGCCAAGGCTGCCCCTTTGAAGGGGTCGATATAGCAGTAACGGGGGTTGCAGTCACTGCTCATCGCCAGGGCGACGCCGGTCTCTTTGACCCGGATCACGCTGGCGTCCAGGCTGCCGGGGTGCTTCTCGGTATTGGTCTGGACCATCGAGTCATACTGCTCGTAGACCCATGCCTTGTCCACCACCTCTTCGCTGGCGACGAGCTTCTCGAAAGCTTCCTGGTTTTCCACCCGGTCGAAATCGTCAATCGTAACTCCGGCGATCTCGTCCAGGTAGGCGGGGCGCTTGGTGGGGCGGTCGAGGATCGGCGCCTCTTCACTGACGGGGTCCACCGGGACATCGGCTACCTTTTCGCCGTGCCAGAAGAGCTCCATCCGTCCCGTATCGGTCACTTCCCCGATCACGGCGCAGTCGAGATCCCACTTCTCGAAGATCTCCATGATCTTCTCCTCGGTCCCTTTGCGGGCACAGATGAGCATCCGCTCCTGGGATTCGCTGAGCATAAACTCGTAGGGAGTCATTCCCTCTTCTCGGGCGGGGACCTTGTCCAGATGCATGATCATCCCGCTGCCGCTTCGCCCCGCCATCTCGAAGGAGCTGGAGGTGAGCCCTGCTGCCCCCATATCCTGAATCCCGATGACGTAATCGGTCTTGAAGAGCTCCAGGCACGCCTCGAGCAGGAGCTTCTCGGTAAAGGGGTCGCCCACCTGGACCGTGGGGCGCAGCTTTTTGGACTCTTCGGTGAAACTGTCCGAGCTCATCACCGCCCCGCCCAGGCCGTCGCGGCCCGTTTTGGAGCCCACATAGATGACCGGGTTGCCCACTCCTTCGGCTTTGCCGTAGAAGATCTCGTCGGCTTTGGCCAGCCCCAGGCTGAAGGCGTTGACCAGGATGTTGCCGTTGTAGCAGCTTTCGAAGCTCATTTCGCCGCCGATGGTGGGGACCCCCATACAGTTGCCATAGCTGCCGATTCCCTCGACGACTCCACGAACCAGATGGCGCTGGTAGCGCTCGGTCTCCCCTTCGCCGTCGATATCGCCGAAGCGCAGGGAGTTGAGATTGGCCACGGGGCGGGCTCCCATCGTAAAGATATCACGCAGGATTCCGCCGACTCCGGTCGCAGCCCCCTGAAAAGGCTCGATATAGCTGGGGTGGTTGTGGCTCTCCATCTTGAAGACCGCCGCCATCCCGCCGCCGATATCGATGACTCCCGCATTCTCACCCGGCCCCTGGATCACCCAGGGGGCTTTGGTGGGGAAACCGTTGAGATACTTTTTGGAAGATTTGTAGGAGCAGTGCTCCGACCACATAGCGCTGAAGATCCCGATCTCCACCAGATTGGGCTCACGTCCGAGGATCTGTTTGATATGCTCGTAATCTTCCCGGCTCAGCTTGTGGGCGGCAAGAACCTCATCGATCTTTTCCAGGGCTTGGGTGCTGCTCATTGGATTCCTTTGGCATCGTAGGTAAAAGTGGGGATATTTTACTCAAAAGGGGCTAAAGGGACAAAGGGGGAGTAAATTGAGAATGGAGAATGGAGAATTTGGATCTTGAGAAATGAGCAACCGAGTAACCGAGCAACCGAGCAATTTAGTAACTAGTAATTTTTATCCGCTGCCATAACGACCAACGACCAACGACCAACGACCAACGACCAACGACCAACGACCAACGACCAACGACCAACGACCAACGACCAACGACCAACGACCAACGACCAACGACCACGCCGACGATTTAATCCAAAGGCTGTATAATATTTCATCACAGCATCAGAGGAGACGCATGGGTCGATCGTCCGTAGTTCCGTGCCGGAGTATGGCGGTGGAACAGATAAGGCACGGTTTGGAGTTGACGCAAAAGCTCCAGATCGCATCCATCCTCTGGGGGGAGCCCCATACCGGCAAGCGCACCCTGGTCTATGAGCTTTTCCCCGAGCTTCCCACCATATCGGGCCGTGACGAAAAGGGGCTCCTCGCGACACTGGAGCGGGAGCAGGCACTCATCATCACCGAGTTCGAAGCGGTCCACCGCCCCTCGGAGCTCGATTTCCAAAACAAGCGGATCATCGCCATCGCCGATCAAAGCATCGAAGCGGCTCTTCTGGATGAGAAGTTCGCCTTCATCTACCGTATGCCCCCGCTCCGTGAGCGGCCGGAGGATCTGGAGGTGCTTACGCGCCACTTCGCCGAAGAGGCCCGCCGGGATCTGATGCTCTCCGAAGCGATCGCCCCCCGGGAAGCCTATCTCGACCTTACCGAGAACCTCCGATCTCTACGGGCCTCGATCTACCGAGATATGCTCCTGCAATCCCTGGATGCCGAGGAGCTGGAGCGGGCTCTGGAACACCATTTCGACACAAACCTGGAGGGCAACAATGCCTATCGGGAGAATCTCGGACTCCTAGAGCGGCCTCTGCTTCGCGCCGGATTGAGGAAATACGGCTCCCAGCTCAAACTCGCCGAGGCCCTGGGGATCAATCGGAACACTTTGAGAAAGAAACTGCATGAGCATCGAATCGATTGATTGGCAATTCATCCTCGAAAGCGACATCTCCCCCCTAATCGTCTTCGATCACAAGGGGCACATCCTCTGGCTCAACGAAGCAGCGGAGATCCTGCTGGGTTACACCGACCACAAGGAGCTCTTCAAGCTGGCACTCACCCACGCCCCCAAAGATTTCGGCCATCAGACGATCCTGAGGGAGCTTCACTACCGCCAGTTGAACTTTTACGCTTTTCAAGTCGCCTACAACTCCGAAGAGTGGATCGCCCTGCGTCTCTACTACCGGCCCAAAGCCCACGAAGAGCGCCACATCGACCCCGACAGGCTTCTTCCGACCAACCTCAACCTCCTGCTCGAAGCGGCCATCGGGATCTTCCGTATGGAGT is a window of Nitratifractor salsuginis DSM 16511 DNA encoding:
- the purL gene encoding phosphoribosylformylglycinamidine synthase subunit PurL, giving the protein MSSTQALEKIDEVLAAHKLSREDYEHIKQILGREPNLVEIGIFSAMWSEHCSYKSSKKYLNGFPTKAPWVIQGPGENAGVIDIGGGMAAVFKMESHNHPSYIEPFQGAATGVGGILRDIFTMGARPVANLNSLRFGDIDGEGETERYQRHLVRGVVEGIGSYGNCMGVPTIGGEMSFESCYNGNILVNAFSLGLAKADEIFYGKAEGVGNPVIYVGSKTGRDGLGGAVMSSDSFTEESKKLRPTVQVGDPFTEKLLLEACLELFKTDYVIGIQDMGAAGLTSSSFEMAGRSGSGMIMHLDKVPAREEGMTPYEFMLSESQERMLICARKGTEEKIMEIFEKWDLDCAVIGEVTDTGRMELFWHGEKVADVPVDPVSEEAPILDRPTKRPAYLDEIAGVTIDDFDRVENQEAFEKLVASEEVVDKAWVYEQYDSMVQTNTEKHPGSLDASVIRVKETGVALAMSSDCNPRYCYIDPFKGAALAVLESGRNVAMSGARPLAITDCLNFGNPENPEVMWQFAQACEGIKEACSEMETPVVSGNVSLYNETNGVSVFPTPAIAMVGVNDSEYRVLPSHFQQEGNTLVLVGETKGEFGGSLYMKEVCGAIAGSLADIDYAAEARLWQLVAQANKEELLSAAKDVNVGGLAIALAKMAARSGKGADVKIDFPDSRWIFDETQSRAILEVAPDKLQELGRLAMDLGLKVQPIGTVGGEELKVNDVVMPLDKLKEVYFGEFKKVIEQDL
- a CDS encoding helix-turn-helix domain-containing protein: MGRSSVVPCRSMAVEQIRHGLELTQKLQIASILWGEPHTGKRTLVYELFPELPTISGRDEKGLLATLEREQALIITEFEAVHRPSELDFQNKRIIAIADQSIEAALLDEKFAFIYRMPPLRERPEDLEVLTRHFAEEARRDLMLSEAIAPREAYLDLTENLRSLRASIYRDMLLQSLDAEELERALEHHFDTNLEGNNAYRENLGLLERPLLRAGLRKYGSQLKLAEALGINRNTLRKKLHEHRID
- a CDS encoding PAS domain-containing protein; translated protein: MSIESIDWQFILESDISPLIVFDHKGHILWLNEAAEILLGYTDHKELFKLALTHAPKDFGHQTILRELHYRQLNFYAFQVAYNSEEWIALRLYYRPKAHEERHIDPDRLLPTNLNLLLEAAIGIFRMEYDRPLSLLVDQELPESRIDQNGFSKLLRKVLESFRESERIDGSFKMTLGEFIRIDAKRYPVLRLILRGDHRLIEGDPDIERLADSLQISAFLEPDSVTLDIPFIR